From Deltaproteobacteria bacterium, a single genomic window includes:
- the atpD gene encoding F0F1 ATP synthase subunit beta: MNEGKISQVIGPVVDVQFERGQLPPILNALRITNPAISDQEGNLVVEVAQHVGDNVVRCIAMDSSEGLVRGMKAVDTGEQITVPVGSNTLGRILNVIGDPVDERPPVETEKYYPIHREAPAFEDQSTEVESLETGIKVVDLLAPYAKGGKIGLFGGAGVGKTVLIMELINNIATQHGGYSVFGGVGERTREGNDLFMEMSESGVIDKACLVYGQMNEPPGARARVALSALTIAEYFRDEEGQDVLLFIDNIFRFTQAGSEVSALLGRIPSAVGYQPTLATEMGLLQERITTTKKGSITSVQAVYVPADDLTDPAPATTFAHLDATTVLSRQIAELGIYPAVDPLDSTSRILDPQVVGEEHYSIARGVQTVLQRYKDLQDIIAILGMDELSEEDRLIVARARKIQRFLSQPFFVAEVFTGSPGKYVNLKDTIKGFKELLEGKYDDLPEQAFYMVGNMDEVLEKAKKLAA, encoded by the coding sequence ATGAATGAAGGGAAAATATCTCAGGTAATCGGACCTGTTGTAGACGTTCAATTCGAAAGGGGACAGCTTCCGCCGATCCTTAATGCTCTTAGAATTACAAATCCGGCTATCAGTGATCAAGAGGGTAACCTCGTCGTTGAGGTTGCTCAACATGTCGGTGATAACGTTGTAAGATGTATTGCAATGGATTCTTCTGAAGGGCTTGTAAGAGGGATGAAGGCTGTTGATACGGGTGAGCAAATTACCGTTCCTGTTGGTAGCAATACTCTGGGAAGAATTCTCAATGTAATCGGTGACCCCGTTGACGAGAGGCCGCCAGTAGAAACTGAAAAATATTACCCAATTCACAGGGAAGCGCCTGCATTTGAAGATCAGAGCACGGAAGTTGAATCTCTTGAGACAGGTATTAAGGTTGTTGACCTCCTTGCACCTTATGCCAAAGGGGGTAAGATCGGTCTCTTCGGTGGTGCCGGAGTTGGAAAGACGGTTCTCATTATGGAACTCATTAACAATATTGCTACCCAGCATGGTGGTTATTCCGTTTTTGGCGGAGTTGGTGAAAGAACAAGAGAAGGTAATGACCTTTTTATGGAAATGAGCGAGTCAGGCGTTATTGATAAAGCCTGCCTTGTATACGGTCAGATGAATGAGCCTCCGGGAGCCCGTGCAAGAGTTGCTCTTTCCGCCCTTACTATTGCTGAATACTTCAGGGACGAAGAAGGTCAGGACGTTCTTCTCTTCATTGATAATATATTCAGATTTACGCAAGCCGGTTCTGAAGTTTCCGCTCTTCTCGGGCGTATTCCGTCAGCCGTTGGTTACCAGCCGACTCTGGCTACTGAGATGGGTCTTCTACAGGAGAGGATTACAACAACGAAGAAGGGTTCCATTACCTCTGTTCAGGCTGTTTACGTTCCTGCTGATGACTTGACTGACCCTGCTCCTGCAACGACCTTTGCTCACCTTGATGCGACAACCGTTCTTTCAAGGCAGATTGCCGAACTCGGGATCTACCCTGCTGTCGATCCGCTGGACTCAACGTCTAGAATTCTCGATCCACAGGTTGTTGGTGAAGAGCATTACAGCATAGCCAGGGGTGTTCAGACTGTTCTTCAGAGATACAAAGACTTACAGGATATTATTGCTATTCTCGGAATGGATGAACTTTCTGAAGAAGATAGACTTATCGTTGCCAGAGCCAGAAAGATCCAGAGATTCCTTTCTCAGCCTTTTTTCGTTGCTGAGGTCTTTACCGGTTCTCCCGGAAAGTATGTAAACCTCAAGGATACTATCAAGGGCTTCAAAGAACTTCTCGAAGGTAAGTATGATGATCTTCCTGAGCAGGCTTTCTACATGGTAGGAAATATGGATGAGGTTCTGGAAAAGGCGAAAAAACTCGCTGCCTAA